A window from uncultured Anaeromusa sp. encodes these proteins:
- a CDS encoding 3D domain-containing protein, with protein sequence MKNTLSLKVLSERKELVLISALALSIFFLTGFVWAYKTVDVQVDGQAVSIRTLHSKPTDILAEAGVEMGPQDEYRLSTPSVQNGTVVEVLRAFPVTVQLKDGTKTVMTAKQTVGELAGALGFKPETVRTEPGDGVRLSPNMTVRLVKIETRMETREIPDPFSVMQQPDATLEKGATEVLETGTDGVKEVAVRITLADGESIGEQVVSEKVKVASKAQTVRVGTRDVVNTSRGDQRFSRTLTMEATAYLPTDGGGHGITASGIPARWGVVAVDPRVIPLGTRLYIPGYGYAVAADTGGAIKGMKIDLCMEDYAQAWGFGRRYVKVYVLED encoded by the coding sequence ATGAAAAACACTCTGTCTCTAAAGGTGCTTTCTGAGCGGAAAGAGCTGGTGCTGATTTCAGCGCTGGCACTGTCGATCTTCTTTTTGACCGGCTTTGTATGGGCATATAAAACGGTCGATGTGCAGGTCGATGGGCAAGCTGTTTCCATTCGCACGCTACACAGCAAGCCCACGGACATTTTGGCGGAAGCCGGAGTGGAAATGGGACCGCAGGACGAATATCGCTTGTCGACGCCTTCGGTGCAGAATGGTACGGTGGTGGAGGTGCTTCGTGCATTCCCCGTAACAGTTCAATTAAAAGATGGAACTAAAACCGTTATGACGGCCAAGCAGACGGTTGGGGAATTGGCAGGAGCGCTGGGCTTTAAGCCTGAAACCGTGCGAACCGAACCGGGGGACGGGGTACGCCTGTCTCCGAATATGACGGTACGCCTCGTAAAAATCGAAACAAGAATGGAAACAAGGGAGATTCCTGATCCCTTCTCCGTGATGCAACAGCCTGATGCTACTCTTGAAAAAGGGGCAACAGAGGTGCTGGAAACAGGCACCGACGGAGTGAAAGAAGTGGCTGTCCGTATTACCTTAGCGGATGGTGAGTCTATCGGGGAACAAGTGGTGTCAGAGAAAGTCAAGGTAGCCTCCAAAGCGCAGACGGTGAGAGTTGGTACACGAGATGTAGTAAATACGTCACGCGGTGATCAACGCTTTAGCCGGACTTTGACTATGGAAGCTACGGCGTATCTGCCCACGGACGGAGGCGGTCATGGGATTACCGCCAGCGGCATTCCGGCTCGCTGGGGGGTTGTGGCAGTAGATCCCAGAGTGATTCCGTTGGGAACACGGTTGTATATCCCTGGTTATGGCTATGCAGTGGCCGCAGATACCGGCGGCGCCATCAAAGGCATGAAAATTGACCTTTGTATGGAGGATTATGCACAGGCATGGGGATTTGGCCGACGTTACGTCAAAGTATATGTGCTGGAAGACTAA
- the recR gene encoding recombination mediator RecR — MQYIAPLAKLVEQFRSLPGIGAKSAVRLAYHVLEMDRGKAEGLAKAILEAKAKVTYCSICFNITDQDPCAICQSEGRDRSVLCVVEEPRDVMAMERTREFRGLYHVLHGALSPLEGVGPDNIRIKELLQRVGAAPVSEVIMATDPDVEGEATAMYVAKLLKPLGISVTRIAHGLPVGGDLEYADEVTLGKALENRRSM, encoded by the coding sequence ATGCAGTACATTGCTCCCTTGGCCAAGTTAGTAGAACAATTTCGCTCTTTGCCGGGAATTGGCGCTAAGTCGGCTGTGCGCTTGGCTTATCATGTATTGGAGATGGATCGAGGCAAAGCGGAAGGCTTGGCTAAGGCTATCTTGGAAGCGAAGGCCAAGGTGACGTACTGCAGCATTTGCTTTAACATCACCGATCAGGATCCTTGCGCAATTTGCCAAAGCGAGGGGCGGGACCGCAGCGTTCTCTGTGTCGTCGAAGAACCACGGGATGTCATGGCGATGGAACGAACGCGAGAGTTTCGCGGGCTGTACCATGTGCTGCACGGGGCATTATCTCCCTTAGAAGGGGTAGGTCCTGACAATATTCGCATTAAAGAGCTTCTGCAGCGCGTAGGCGCAGCACCGGTATCGGAAGTAATCATGGCGACGGATCCGGATGTGGAGGGGGAAGCAACCGCCATGTATGTGGCTAAGCTATTAAAGCCGCTTGGTATTTCCGTAACCAGGATTGCTCACGGCTTGCCGGTAGGCGGCGATTTGGAATATGCTGATGAGGTTACCTTGGGTAAAGCGCTGGAAAATCGGCGTTCTATGTAG
- a CDS encoding pro-sigmaK processing inhibitor BofA family protein: MSFSVILAFAVGLLALYILFRVFTLPVRIFWKLLYNGILGGILLWLFNLAGSLVGFKLAITPITALIAGFFGLPGVVLLVLYQLFTH, encoded by the coding sequence ATGTCTTTCAGTGTAATTCTTGCGTTTGCGGTGGGGTTGTTGGCGCTGTATATCTTGTTCCGCGTCTTTACCTTGCCTGTACGCATTTTTTGGAAGCTACTATATAATGGTATTTTAGGCGGCATCTTGCTCTGGCTGTTTAATTTGGCGGGAAGCCTAGTAGGGTTTAAGCTGGCCATTACTCCGATCACCGCATTAATTGCCGGGTTCTTTGGCTTGCCAGGGGTTGTGTTATTGGTGCTTTATCAGCTGTTTACGCATTAA
- the dnaX gene encoding DNA polymerase III subunit gamma/tau, with protein sequence MAYIALYRRWRPQDFDSLVGQEHIRVTLENAIRSDKIAHAYLFAGPRGTGKTSTAKIFAKALNCVQGPTLHPCNTCSSCVGITDGSSMDVVEVDAASNRGIDEIRDLRETVKFAPVEGKYKVYIIDEVHMLTTEAFNALLKTLEEPPSHVVFILATTEPHKIPATIHSRCQRYDFRRITQGDLLVRLQEVAAAGGMNVEEDALRLIAAQADGGMRDALSLLDQCASMAADGHVSEALVRNLLGLVGHEWVWSMTERLGKKDAAALLEGLEEMLSMGREAKQMAVEWAGYLRDVMLYQAAPGMEKWQDCSGSMREKLAEHAKQLSQSAIMQAVRRLGEAIQEARWAVDARIPLEMALLALCRGEAENGDWDGLVQRVQALETALAQGGAASPLRTAPEPSAPARRFEVQPEPVRRSAAPVVDKVTRATPPATTPSAAVVPAAKPTVAAAASPVSGDLWQQFLKRLMSSGKRSVYACVSQGQLVKAEAGVVMLQFTAAFPCERTAKDDYREIVENLFAELCGHPVQLQCVQGVAGAAPAAVKTTPTEPDWGNPALREAMKMFPGKVLPQEKKEDV encoded by the coding sequence ATGGCCTATATTGCGTTGTACCGCCGCTGGCGTCCGCAAGATTTTGACAGCCTGGTAGGACAGGAGCATATTCGTGTTACCCTGGAAAATGCCATACGCTCTGACAAGATTGCGCATGCCTATCTTTTTGCAGGCCCCCGCGGGACGGGCAAGACCAGTACGGCGAAGATTTTTGCCAAGGCGCTAAATTGCGTACAGGGACCGACTCTGCATCCTTGCAATACCTGCTCTTCCTGCGTAGGGATTACCGACGGTTCTTCCATGGATGTAGTGGAAGTGGATGCGGCCTCCAATCGTGGTATTGACGAAATCCGCGATTTGCGGGAAACTGTGAAATTTGCACCGGTAGAGGGAAAATATAAAGTCTACATTATTGATGAAGTGCATATGTTGACCACAGAAGCCTTTAATGCGCTTTTGAAAACCTTGGAAGAGCCGCCAAGCCATGTGGTTTTTATCCTAGCGACAACAGAGCCTCATAAGATTCCGGCGACAATTCATTCACGTTGTCAGCGCTATGATTTTCGGCGGATTACCCAGGGGGACTTGTTGGTGCGTCTGCAGGAGGTAGCCGCCGCAGGAGGCATGAATGTCGAAGAAGATGCCTTGCGGCTTATCGCAGCCCAGGCCGATGGCGGGATGCGGGATGCGCTAAGCTTGTTGGATCAATGCGCCTCGATGGCGGCGGACGGACATGTTTCCGAAGCGTTAGTGCGTAATCTGTTAGGATTGGTAGGACACGAATGGGTCTGGAGCATGACGGAGCGTCTGGGGAAAAAAGACGCGGCGGCATTGCTGGAAGGCTTGGAAGAAATGCTGTCTATGGGGCGGGAAGCCAAACAAATGGCAGTGGAATGGGCTGGCTATTTGCGTGATGTCATGCTGTATCAGGCGGCGCCTGGTATGGAAAAATGGCAGGACTGCAGTGGCAGCATGCGAGAAAAGCTGGCAGAGCATGCGAAACAATTGTCCCAAAGTGCGATCATGCAGGCAGTGCGTCGGCTGGGCGAAGCGATTCAAGAGGCGCGCTGGGCCGTAGATGCTCGGATTCCGCTGGAAATGGCGTTGTTAGCATTATGCCGAGGCGAGGCGGAGAACGGTGATTGGGACGGCTTGGTACAACGGGTGCAGGCTTTAGAAACGGCTCTAGCGCAGGGGGGGGCTGCTTCGCCGCTGAGAACGGCTCCGGAACCTTCTGCGCCGGCCAGGCGCTTTGAGGTGCAGCCAGAGCCGGTAAGAAGATCGGCAGCGCCTGTTGTGGATAAGGTAACGAGAGCGACTCCTCCCGCAACAACTCCTTCGGCTGCAGTTGTGCCGGCGGCTAAACCCACTGTGGCTGCGGCAGCTTCGCCAGTTTCCGGAGATTTATGGCAGCAATTTTTAAAGCGTCTTATGAGCAGCGGGAAACGCTCTGTATACGCCTGTGTTTCGCAAGGACAGTTAGTAAAGGCGGAAGCAGGGGTCGTTATGCTGCAGTTTACAGCGGCGTTTCCTTGTGAAAGGACGGCCAAGGATGATTATCGGGAGATTGTAGAAAATTTATTTGCAGAACTTTGTGGTCATCCGGTACAATTACAATGTGTCCAGGGTGTTGCGGGAGCAGCGCCAGCGGCGGTCAAGACGACGCCAACAGAGCCGGATTGGGGAAATCCGGCTCTGAGAGAAGCGATGAAGATGTTCCCTGGGAAAGTGCTCCCACAGGAAAAAAAGGAGGATGTATAA
- a CDS encoding ISL3 family transposase, which translates to MLDIQCTTFLLNLEEAYIIDSTATTLTIEMPRKAHICPVCKQRTDKIHDYRLQKVKHIPLLHKSYELFFRKRRYYCPHCTKRFAETVPFLGKFQRMSHLLKQFVISQFSNMKSATEIARQAHISVTTALRLFDHVSYPKPLLPEVLAIDEFKGNAAKEKFQCILANPKTKTTLDILKNRKSEDLYEYFTEFPLEQRQNVQHVVMDLSKLFRSVVKTSFPNAQIVADKFHVCRLANWAMEAVRKDVQKDFSDHRRKYFKKSRFLLLKRHKNLIKDEDKEQLSLMLQVSERLRHAYRLKELFYEAMDSSGSKEYALRFQRWQQEVLQHNLPQFTRLMNTVIEWKQEIVAALETGYSNGYIEGCNNRTKVLKRTCYGLRNFERMRNRILYLAGTKNR; encoded by the coding sequence ATGCTCGATATTCAGTGTACTACATTTCTCTTAAACTTAGAAGAGGCCTATATAATTGATTCTACAGCTACGACTCTTACGATTGAAATGCCTCGCAAAGCCCACATATGCCCTGTTTGTAAACAGCGCACTGATAAAATCCACGATTATCGGTTGCAAAAGGTGAAACACATTCCCTTGCTGCATAAATCTTACGAACTGTTTTTTCGCAAGCGCCGCTATTATTGCCCTCATTGCACGAAGCGCTTTGCGGAAACTGTTCCTTTTCTTGGCAAATTTCAGCGTATGAGCCACTTGCTAAAACAATTTGTCATCTCGCAGTTTTCCAATATGAAATCCGCCACTGAAATTGCTAGGCAGGCCCATATTTCCGTCACTACCGCGTTGCGCCTTTTCGATCATGTTTCCTATCCTAAACCACTGCTGCCAGAGGTACTGGCGATTGACGAGTTTAAAGGAAATGCTGCAAAAGAGAAATTTCAATGCATTTTGGCGAATCCCAAAACGAAAACCACCTTGGATATTTTAAAAAATCGCAAATCCGAAGACCTTTATGAATACTTTACTGAGTTTCCCTTGGAGCAGCGCCAGAACGTTCAACATGTGGTTATGGACCTTAGCAAGTTGTTCCGCAGCGTGGTAAAAACCAGCTTTCCGAATGCCCAAATTGTAGCCGATAAATTTCATGTTTGTCGACTTGCTAATTGGGCTATGGAAGCGGTGCGTAAAGACGTGCAAAAAGACTTTTCGGACCATCGCAGAAAGTATTTCAAGAAAAGTCGTTTCCTACTTCTGAAACGACATAAAAACCTAATAAAAGACGAGGATAAAGAACAACTCTCTTTGATGCTGCAAGTGTCTGAACGATTACGGCACGCCTATCGCTTAAAAGAACTTTTCTATGAAGCGATGGACAGCTCCGGCAGCAAAGAATATGCTTTGCGATTTCAGCGTTGGCAACAAGAGGTTTTACAGCATAATCTTCCTCAATTTACTCGATTGATGAATACCGTAATCGAATGGAAACAAGAAATTGTGGCCGCCCTTGAAACCGGATACAGCAACGGCTATATCGAAGGCTGCAACAACCGAACCAAAGTCTTAAAACGAACTTGCTATGGCCTGCGTAATTTTGAGCGAATGCGTAACCGTATCCTCTATCTTGCGGGTACTAAAAATAGATAG
- the dcuS gene encoding DcuS/MalK family sensor histidine kinase, translating into MELDRRVPLQAKIVGLVFCVVAAVIMVTMLLISRSINTDIKNSIGSQAMSAARMVAKDSVVREGLTGKRDPKDIQVYAQDMLEAAQVRFIVVTDMAGIRYSHPNPELVGQRLTGGDEGDALSGYEYISEAEGTLGYSLRAFTPVYDEEGRQVGSVLVGILLTHVQESVREALKVLVVASALGLVIGITAAWLLARNIKEILFGLEPWAIAKLLEERNVMLQSVREGVIAVDADGRITVINSEARRLLRRAGWTGDPIGREVESCMPGSGLQVVMEAGKADLDREQELYGIPIVASRVPLWVEGRVVGAVATFRDKTELKRLAEELTGVQAYVDALRSRGHEFMNQLHVILGLVQMRHYEQLRAYISRIASDSQEEVSYVDRRIRDSVLAGFVLSKLSLARERDIEMCLHEDTEVDVCFDEDTAHELVTILGNLIENALDAVKHSARKEVMLALSTDASGLYMEIEDSGPGIPKEIQETLFVQGVSTKAADRGFGLALVQRSLARLEGTIQFSPASQGGTVFSVFIPSRPEWQYDNS; encoded by the coding sequence ATGGAGCTGGACAGGCGGGTGCCTTTGCAAGCCAAGATTGTTGGTTTGGTGTTTTGTGTCGTAGCTGCTGTTATTATGGTGACTATGCTGTTGATTTCGCGCAGCATTAATACAGATATTAAAAACTCGATTGGCTCCCAAGCTATGAGCGCGGCTCGCATGGTGGCGAAAGACTCGGTTGTGCGGGAAGGGCTGACAGGCAAACGGGACCCTAAGGACATTCAAGTCTACGCTCAGGATATGCTGGAAGCGGCGCAAGTCCGCTTTATTGTTGTCACCGATATGGCCGGAATTCGATACTCGCATCCCAATCCGGAATTGGTTGGTCAGCGCTTGACCGGCGGCGACGAGGGGGATGCTCTTTCTGGTTATGAGTATATTTCGGAGGCGGAAGGTACGCTGGGATATTCCTTGCGCGCCTTCACTCCGGTATATGATGAGGAGGGGCGGCAAGTCGGCTCGGTTCTCGTGGGCATCTTGCTTACGCATGTGCAGGAATCAGTGAGAGAGGCTTTGAAGGTTTTAGTTGTAGCTTCCGCATTGGGTCTGGTAATTGGCATTACTGCAGCGTGGCTGTTGGCCCGTAATATTAAAGAGATACTCTTTGGGCTGGAGCCGTGGGCTATTGCGAAGCTGTTGGAAGAACGCAATGTCATGCTGCAGTCGGTGCGCGAGGGCGTTATTGCCGTGGATGCGGACGGGAGGATTACTGTCATTAATAGTGAAGCTAGGCGTTTGCTGCGGCGGGCTGGCTGGACGGGCGATCCGATTGGCAGGGAAGTGGAGTCCTGCATGCCCGGTTCCGGCCTGCAAGTAGTTATGGAAGCGGGTAAAGCAGACTTGGATCGGGAACAGGAGCTTTACGGCATTCCTATTGTAGCCAGCCGTGTGCCCCTTTGGGTGGAGGGGCGCGTAGTGGGAGCCGTGGCTACTTTCCGCGATAAAACGGAGTTAAAACGCTTGGCGGAGGAATTGACAGGCGTGCAAGCCTATGTCGATGCGTTGCGTTCGCGGGGACACGAATTTATGAATCAGCTTCATGTCATTCTAGGGTTGGTGCAAATGCGACATTATGAGCAGCTGCGAGCGTATATCAGCCGCATTGCCTCGGATTCGCAAGAAGAGGTCTCCTATGTGGATCGGCGCATACGAGATTCCGTGTTGGCTGGGTTTGTTTTGAGCAAGCTTAGCTTGGCCCGGGAGCGGGATATTGAAATGTGCTTGCATGAAGATACGGAAGTGGATGTTTGTTTTGACGAAGATACGGCGCACGAGTTAGTGACGATTTTAGGGAATTTGATTGAAAATGCGCTTGATGCGGTCAAGCATTCTGCGCGTAAGGAAGTTATGCTGGCTTTAAGTACGGATGCCAGCGGTTTATATATGGAAATCGAAGACAGCGGTCCTGGGATTCCGAAAGAAATTCAAGAGACGTTATTTGTGCAAGGCGTTTCCACAAAGGCGGCGGATCGCGGTTTTGGCTTGGCGCTGGTACAGCGAAGCCTGGCGCGGTTGGAGGGGACCATTCAATTTTCTCCGGCGTCGCAAGGGGGAACTGTCTTTTCCGTTTTCATTCCGTCGCGACCGGAATGGCAATACGATAATAGTTGA
- a CDS encoding response regulator, which produces MIRVLIVEDDPMVSELNRCYLERIEGFQLAGICRDGEEALHFLRENKVDLVLLDVFMPGMNGLELLHKVRREGHGVDVILVTAAREQRSIQEALRQGAIDYLIKPFQFLRFQTALLDFKKRQEWLRREVPVNQGELDRLLQRGSRVTEEGGELPKGLDRNTMKRIWEAICQVDGEFTAEEMAKLVGISQVSIRKYLKYLQQMELLLFEIHYGSIGRPLYRYRQNAEATVPSFLV; this is translated from the coding sequence ATGATTCGAGTTTTAATTGTGGAAGATGACCCGATGGTTTCAGAGTTGAACCGGTGCTATCTGGAGCGGATTGAAGGCTTTCAATTGGCCGGAATCTGCCGGGATGGGGAAGAAGCGCTGCACTTTTTGCGTGAAAACAAGGTGGACTTAGTCTTGTTGGATGTGTTCATGCCGGGCATGAATGGCTTAGAACTGCTGCACAAGGTGCGCCGCGAAGGGCATGGCGTGGATGTTATTTTGGTGACTGCCGCGAGAGAGCAGCGCAGCATTCAAGAAGCGCTGCGGCAGGGGGCTATTGATTATCTGATTAAACCGTTTCAATTTCTGCGCTTTCAGACGGCCTTGCTGGATTTCAAAAAACGCCAGGAGTGGCTGCGGCGGGAAGTCCCTGTCAATCAAGGGGAATTGGACCGGCTTTTGCAGCGGGGCAGCCGGGTGACGGAAGAGGGCGGCGAATTGCCTAAAGGCCTTGATCGCAACACGATGAAACGCATTTGGGAGGCTATTTGCCAAGTAGATGGTGAGTTTACGGCAGAAGAAATGGCAAAGCTGGTAGGAATTTCGCAGGTTTCTATTCGGAAATACTTAAAATACCTGCAGCAGATGGAATTGTTGCTATTTGAGATTCATTACGGCTCGATTGGTCGCCCCTTATATCGTTATCGCCAAAATGCGGAAGCTACCGTGCCGTCATTTCTTGTATAA
- a CDS encoding ISL3 family transposase has product MLDTQSTTFFLNLEEACVIDSTDTTLTIELPRKKHPCPVCGQRTDKIHDYRLQKVKHIPLLHKSYELFFRKRRYYCPHCAKRFAETVPFLGKFQRMSHLLKQFVISQFSNMKSATEIARQARISVTTALRLFDHVSYPKPLLPEVLAIDEFKGNAAKEKFQCILANPKAKTTLDILKNRKSEDLYEYFTEFSLEQRQNVQHVVMDLSNLFRSVVKTSFPNAQIVADKFHVCRLANWAMEAVRKDVQKDFSNHRRKYFKKSRFLLLKRHKNLIKAEDKEQLSLMLQVSEKLRYAYSLKELFYEMMDSADSQTYALRFKRWQEDVLQHNLPQFIRLMNTMIEWKHEIVAAIETGYSNGYIEGCNNRTKVLKRTCYGLRNFERMRNRILYLAVTKNR; this is encoded by the coding sequence ATGCTCGATACTCAGTCTACTACATTTTTCTTAAACTTAGAAGAGGCCTGTGTAATTGACTCTACCGATACGACTCTCACAATTGAACTGCCGCGCAAAAAACACCCCTGCCCTGTTTGTGGACAGCGTACTGATAAAATCCATGATTATCGGTTGCAAAAGGTAAAGCACATTCCCTTGCTGCATAAATCCTACGAACTGTTTTTTCGCAAGCGCCGCTATTATTGTCCTCATTGCGCGAAGCGTTTTGCTGAAACGGTTCCTTTTCTTGGCAAATTTCAGCGGATGAGCCATTTGCTAAAACAATTTGTCATCTCGCAGTTTTCTAATATGAAATCCGCCACTGAAATCGCCCGGCAAGCTCGTATTTCCGTCACTACCGCGCTTCGCCTTTTCGACCACGTTTCTTATCCTAAGCCGCTGCTTCCAGAGGTGCTGGCGATTGATGAGTTTAAGGGAAACGCTGCCAAAGAGAAGTTTCAATGTATTTTGGCGAACCCCAAAGCGAAAACCACCTTGGATATTTTAAAAAATCGCAAATCCGAAGACCTGTACGAATACTTTACTGAGTTTTCTTTGGAACAACGCCAGAACGTTCAGCATGTGGTTATGGACCTTAGTAATTTATTCCGTAGCGTGGTAAAAACCAGCTTTCCGAATGCCCAAATTGTAGCTGATAAATTCCATGTTTGTCGACTTGCTAATTGGGCTATGGAAGCGGTGCGCAAAGACGTGCAAAAAGACTTTTCGAATCATCGCAGAAAGTATTTCAAGAAAAGCCGCTTCCTACTTCTGAAACGCCATAAAAACCTAATAAAAGCCGAGGACAAAGAACAACTCTCTTTGATGCTGCAAGTATCGGAAAAACTACGCTATGCCTATAGCCTAAAAGAGCTTTTCTACGAAATGATGGACAGCGCCGACAGCCAGACATACGCTTTGCGTTTTAAACGTTGGCAAGAGGATGTTTTACAGCATAATCTTCCTCAATTTATTCGCCTTATGAATACCATGATTGAGTGGAAACACGAAATTGTGGCTGCCATTGAAACAGGATACAGCAACGGCTATATTGAAGGCTGCAACAACCGAACCAAAGTCTTAAAACGAACCTGCTATGGACTGCGTAATTTTGAGCGAATGCGTAACCGCATCCTCTATCTTGCGGTTACTAAAAATAGATAG
- a CDS encoding PhoH family protein: MERVYVIDTNVLAYAAQALFAFQEHLVVLPEVVIEELDRFKREASERGANSREVIRILDRLSQQGDLAAGVGLNEVGGRLRIESREFSARLPAFWHTDLPDNRILQICKGLQEAGQDAVLVSRDTALRIKASVIGLPAEDYRHEKVVSVEKQYTGRAEVYAAAEAINQFYLDRRQWLDPDCLKVYDIEKQQLAPIQDLVVNQFLVVRNVENGRHTVLGRFDGRKVVRLQHQHQTLFGLTPRSVGQIFMQECLMMDAEEAPVCIIRGQAGTGKTLFSLAAGLEEIMEPEQSRYQRMLICRPSVAMEDIGFLPGGERDKIHPYMRGMYDNLFTLLNGVRTEGRKERKQIEDTVKMLLEDGTILMEALAFQRGRSLHKYFFILDEMQNSTPVQAKTIITRCGMGTKIVILGDPEQIDNHNLSESVNGLVYAGEKMKGSPYCYQITMLPEECERSPVSADASQRMR; this comes from the coding sequence ATGGAACGAGTGTATGTGATTGATACCAATGTTTTGGCTTATGCGGCACAGGCCTTGTTTGCTTTTCAAGAGCACTTGGTAGTGCTGCCTGAGGTGGTCATTGAGGAGTTGGATCGGTTTAAGCGAGAAGCTTCTGAACGGGGCGCCAACAGCCGGGAAGTGATTCGTATTTTGGATCGGCTGAGTCAGCAGGGGGATTTGGCGGCGGGGGTTGGTTTAAACGAAGTAGGCGGACGGCTGCGTATTGAAAGCCGGGAATTTTCTGCTCGGCTGCCTGCGTTTTGGCACACTGACTTGCCGGATAATCGGATCTTGCAAATTTGCAAAGGTTTGCAGGAAGCAGGGCAAGATGCGGTGTTGGTTAGCCGGGATACGGCTTTGCGTATCAAAGCCTCTGTTATTGGACTGCCAGCAGAGGATTATCGTCATGAAAAAGTGGTTTCTGTGGAAAAGCAGTATACCGGGAGAGCTGAAGTGTATGCGGCTGCGGAGGCGATTAATCAGTTCTATTTGGATCGCAGGCAATGGTTGGATCCGGATTGTCTGAAAGTATATGATATAGAAAAACAGCAATTGGCGCCGATTCAAGATTTGGTTGTCAATCAGTTTTTAGTCGTGCGTAATGTAGAAAATGGCAGACATACGGTATTGGGGCGTTTTGACGGGCGCAAAGTAGTTCGCTTGCAGCACCAGCATCAAACTCTTTTTGGCTTAACGCCTCGCAGCGTAGGGCAAATTTTTATGCAGGAATGTTTAATGATGGACGCGGAGGAAGCTCCGGTGTGCATTATTCGTGGGCAGGCGGGGACCGGCAAGACCTTGTTTTCTCTGGCCGCCGGGTTGGAAGAAATCATGGAGCCCGAGCAGTCCCGGTATCAGCGTATGTTGATTTGCCGTCCCAGCGTGGCGATGGAGGATATTGGCTTTTTGCCGGGCGGTGAACGCGATAAGATACATCCTTATATGAGAGGGATGTATGACAATCTGTTTACGCTTCTCAATGGTGTACGTACAGAAGGCCGCAAGGAGCGAAAGCAAATTGAGGATACAGTAAAAATGTTATTGGAAGACGGAACTATCTTGATGGAGGCTCTTGCTTTCCAGCGCGGCCGCTCGTTGCATAAATACTTTTTTATTTTGGACGAAATGCAAAATTCGACACCGGTCCAGGCCAAGACAATTATTACCCGCTGCGGGATGGGGACGAAAATTGTCATTCTTGGAGATCCGGAGCAGATTGATAACCACAATCTTTCCGAAAGCGTCAATGGGTTAGTATATGCAGGAGAAAAAATGAAAGGAAGTCCGTATTGCTATCAAATCACGATGCTGCCGGAAGAATGCGAGCGCAGCCCGGTGTCAGCTGATGCATCGCAGCGTATGAGATAG
- a CDS encoding YbaB/EbfC family nucleoid-associated protein, whose amino-acid sequence MFGGGNMGQMAGMMKKVQKMQAEMAKMQEELKKRTLEVSAGGGAVKVVVTGEKKVVSIKIAPTAVDPEDVEMLEDLVTAAVNEALTKVDDLMAQEMGKLTAGMNLPPGLL is encoded by the coding sequence ATGTTCGGAGGCGGAAACATGGGCCAAATGGCCGGCATGATGAAAAAAGTGCAAAAGATGCAGGCGGAAATGGCTAAAATGCAAGAAGAGCTCAAGAAGCGGACCCTCGAAGTCAGCGCCGGCGGCGGAGCGGTAAAGGTAGTCGTGACTGGTGAAAAGAAAGTGGTTTCGATTAAAATTGCTCCTACTGCGGTAGATCCGGAAGACGTGGAGATGCTGGAAGACTTGGTGACGGCTGCTGTTAATGAAGCCTTAACCAAGGTGGACGATCTTATGGCGCAGGAAATGGGCAAGTTGACTGCCGGCATGAATTTGCCGCCAGGACTGCTCTAA